The Micromonospora sp. WMMD961 genome has a segment encoding these proteins:
- a CDS encoding Clp protease N-terminal domain-containing protein, which translates to MFERFTDRARDVVRRALEEARTEGRRPVGTEHLLLALLADDVGLASRVLADAGVRADDLRERVRRHTTSDGAGLGDADAAALREIGIDLAAIVARIEQSFGPDALREAVPAPRRRWGRKRYLGGPFSPRSKKALELSLREALRLRHKHIGTEHILLGVLREGQGLGALVLTESGIDLDDLRRRVEAALRAAA; encoded by the coding sequence ATGTTCGAACGGTTCACCGACCGGGCGCGCGACGTGGTGCGGCGGGCGCTGGAGGAGGCACGGACCGAGGGCCGACGGCCGGTCGGCACCGAGCACCTGCTGCTCGCCCTGCTCGCCGACGACGTGGGCCTGGCCAGCCGGGTGCTCGCCGACGCCGGCGTGCGCGCCGACGACCTGCGCGAACGCGTGCGCCGGCACACCACCAGCGACGGCGCCGGCCTCGGCGACGCGGACGCAGCCGCCCTGCGGGAGATCGGCATCGACCTGGCCGCGATAGTGGCCCGCATCGAGCAGTCCTTCGGCCCGGACGCGCTACGCGAGGCCGTGCCGGCACCGCGCCGGCGCTGGGGGCGCAAGCGGTACCTCGGCGGCCCGTTCTCACCCCGGTCCAAGAAGGCGCTGGAGTTGTCCCTGCGGGAGGCGCTGCGTCTGCGTCACAAGCACATCGGCACCGAGCACATCCTGCTCGGCGTGCTCCGCGAGGGGCAGGGGCTGGGCGCGTTGGTGCTCACCGAGTCCGGGATCGACCTCGATGACCTACGCCGTCGGGTGGAGGCCGCGCTCCGGGCAGCCGCCTGA
- a CDS encoding cellulase family glycosylhydrolase — translation MKTRLSAVGAALLALLVAMLAFGQPAHAAAGFSVANGKLYDANGSEFVMRGVNHAHTWYPQQTSSFADVKALGANTVRVVLSSGDRWTRNTNADVANVISLCKANRLICVLEVHDTTGYGEQSGAITLARAVDYWLSLADVLAGQERYVIVNIGNEPYGNQNYASWATDSANAIKRLRTGGLTHTIMVDAPNWGQDWSFTMRDNAASVFAADPARNTVFSIHMYGVFDTAAEISDYLGRFRSAGLPIVVGEFGFNHSDGDPDEDTILAYSQANGIGWLGWSWSGNGGGVEYLDLATSFNPANLTTWGQRLFNGANGIRQTAREASVFGGTPPPTTPPPTTPPPTTPPPTTPPPTTPPPAGGCTATYTVTNQWQGGFQGEVRVTAGAAAITGWTTRWTFANGQSVTQTWNATLTSSGPTVTARNADYNGRLAAGASTSFGFIGGWTGSNARPEVSCAAG, via the coding sequence ATGAAGACTCGACTCTCCGCCGTCGGCGCGGCGCTGCTCGCGCTGCTCGTCGCCATGCTGGCGTTCGGCCAACCGGCGCACGCCGCCGCCGGCTTCTCCGTCGCGAACGGCAAGTTGTACGACGCCAACGGCAGCGAATTCGTCATGCGCGGCGTCAACCACGCGCACACCTGGTATCCACAGCAGACCAGCTCGTTCGCCGACGTCAAGGCGCTCGGCGCGAACACCGTGCGGGTGGTGCTCTCCAGCGGCGACCGGTGGACCCGCAACACCAACGCCGACGTCGCGAACGTCATCTCACTGTGCAAGGCCAACCGGCTGATCTGCGTGCTGGAGGTCCACGACACCACCGGGTACGGCGAGCAGAGCGGCGCCATCACCCTCGCCCGTGCGGTCGACTACTGGCTCAGCCTCGCCGACGTCCTCGCCGGCCAGGAGAGATACGTCATCGTCAACATCGGCAACGAGCCGTACGGCAACCAGAACTACGCCTCCTGGGCCACCGACAGCGCCAACGCGATCAAGCGCCTGCGTACCGGTGGGCTGACCCACACCATCATGGTGGACGCGCCGAACTGGGGGCAGGACTGGTCGTTCACGATGCGGGACAACGCCGCGTCGGTCTTCGCCGCGGACCCGGCCCGCAACACCGTCTTCTCGATCCACATGTACGGGGTGTTCGACACCGCCGCCGAGATCAGTGACTATCTGGGCCGTTTCCGCTCGGCGGGGCTGCCCATCGTGGTCGGTGAGTTCGGCTTCAACCACTCCGACGGGGACCCGGACGAGGACACCATCCTCGCGTACAGCCAGGCCAACGGGATCGGCTGGTTGGGCTGGTCGTGGAGCGGCAACGGTGGCGGCGTCGAGTATCTCGACCTGGCCACCTCCTTCAACCCGGCCAACCTGACCACCTGGGGTCAGCGGCTCTTCAACGGTGCCAACGGGATCCGGCAGACCGCTCGGGAGGCGAGCGTCTTCGGCGGCACCCCGCCGCCCACCACGCCGCCACCCACCACCCCGCCACCCACCACACCGCCACCCACCACGCCGCCGCCGACCACGCCGCCGCCGGCGGGGGGCTGCACGGCGACCTACACGGTGACCAACCAGTGGCAGGGTGGTTTCCAGGGCGAGGTTCGGGTGACCGCTGGTGCCGCCGCGATCACGGGCTGGACCACCCGCTGGACGTTCGCCAACGGCCAGAGCGTCACCCAGACCTGGAATGCGACGCTGACCAGCAGCGGACCCACGGTGACCGCGCGTAATGCGGACTACAACGGCCGGCTGGCCGCCGGTGCCAGCACCAGCTTCGGTTTCATCGGCGGCTGGACCGGCAGCAACGCCCGACCGGAGGTGAGCTGCGCGGCCGGCTGA
- a CDS encoding YihY/virulence factor BrkB family protein gives MSSTRIVPETRLMADEELSADDAWHTLRRQGGWHLLRDAFIRFRYGDGFSHARAFALQLCLAVVPFLIALTGLISELGVEEGGEVVADTVLALTPGQSSQMVAELLGEGERVEDAGELALTLGLLTGLFALTTTMAQIERGANRIYGVERDRPALRKYVRAAVLAVTAGLPALAGFLILVGGGAMGDSVRRHYEWGGLAHGIWDVVRFPLSLGLTVAAVAVLFRHAPRRNQPGLSWLFFGAGIATALWWLASLLLAAYVRFSGGFGQTYGALTGMMALLLWANLTGMALFGGLAFAAQLEALRIGVQEPAQPDLWEPDTERAELLDTGDMTAL, from the coding sequence GTGAGTAGCACCCGCATCGTGCCGGAGACCCGGCTGATGGCCGACGAGGAGCTGTCCGCCGACGACGCCTGGCACACACTGCGCCGTCAGGGCGGCTGGCACCTGCTGCGCGACGCCTTCATCCGGTTCCGCTACGGCGACGGGTTCAGCCACGCCCGGGCCTTCGCACTGCAACTCTGTCTCGCCGTGGTGCCGTTCCTGATCGCCCTCACCGGGCTGATCAGCGAGCTGGGCGTCGAGGAGGGCGGCGAGGTGGTCGCCGACACCGTCCTGGCGCTCACCCCGGGCCAGAGTTCGCAGATGGTCGCCGAGCTACTCGGGGAAGGCGAGCGCGTCGAGGACGCCGGCGAGCTGGCGCTGACCCTCGGTCTGCTCACCGGGCTGTTCGCGCTGACCACCACGATGGCCCAGATCGAGCGGGGCGCCAACCGCATCTACGGCGTCGAACGGGACCGCCCGGCGCTGCGCAAGTACGTGCGTGCCGCCGTGCTGGCCGTCACCGCCGGCCTGCCCGCGCTCGCCGGCTTCCTCATCCTGGTCGGCGGCGGTGCGATGGGCGACTCGGTGCGCAGGCACTACGAGTGGGGTGGGCTCGCCCACGGCATCTGGGACGTCGTCCGTTTCCCGCTGAGCCTCGGGCTGACCGTCGCCGCCGTCGCCGTGCTGTTCCGGCACGCCCCGCGCCGCAACCAACCCGGCCTGTCCTGGCTGTTCTTCGGCGCCGGCATCGCCACCGCGCTGTGGTGGCTGGCCAGCCTGCTGCTCGCCGCGTACGTGCGATTCAGTGGCGGCTTCGGGCAGACCTACGGCGCGTTGACCGGCATGATGGCGCTGCTGCTCTGGGCCAACCTGACCGGCATGGCGCTCTTCGGTGGACTGGCGTTCGCCGCCCAACTGGAGGCGCTGCGCATCGGCGTGCAGGAGCCAGCCCAACCGGACCTGTGGGAGCCCGACACCGAGCGGGCCGAACTGCTCGACACCGGGGACATGACCGCCCTGTAG
- a CDS encoding TIGR03557 family F420-dependent LLM class oxidoreductase: protein MVSVGYTLMSEQAGPKQLVDHAIRAEAAGFDQLVVSDHYYPWLDSQGHSPYAWSVLGAVAHATSRAQLMSFVTCPIRRYHPAVVAQKASTIGALSDGRFTLGLGAGENLNEHVVGSWPHVQQRHEMFEEALQIIRPLLNGETLTFSGNHFDVPDAYVWDRPERPVPMAIAASGRQSATLAAEYGSGIISTEPDRHIIEMYDDAGGAGRPRYGQVAICYGPDEAECRKIVHDQFRWFGMGWKVNADLPGPESFAAATQFVREEDVADGISCGPDVDVHVEAFRKFVDAGFTHVAIIQVGGETQPMFLDWAQEQLLPRLREL, encoded by the coding sequence ATGGTCAGCGTCGGCTACACCCTGATGAGCGAGCAGGCCGGTCCCAAGCAACTGGTGGACCACGCCATCCGAGCCGAAGCAGCCGGCTTCGACCAACTCGTGGTGTCCGATCACTACTACCCCTGGCTGGACTCCCAGGGCCACTCACCGTACGCCTGGTCGGTGCTCGGCGCGGTCGCCCACGCCACCTCCCGCGCGCAGCTGATGTCGTTCGTGACCTGCCCGATCCGGCGCTACCACCCGGCTGTCGTCGCGCAGAAGGCCAGCACGATCGGGGCGCTGTCGGACGGCCGTTTCACCCTGGGCCTCGGGGCTGGCGAGAACCTCAACGAGCACGTGGTCGGCAGCTGGCCCCACGTGCAGCAGCGACACGAGATGTTCGAGGAGGCGTTGCAGATCATCCGGCCACTGCTCAACGGCGAGACGCTGACGTTCTCCGGCAACCACTTCGACGTGCCCGACGCCTATGTCTGGGACCGGCCGGAGCGGCCGGTGCCGATGGCCATCGCCGCGTCCGGTCGGCAGTCCGCGACGTTGGCCGCCGAATACGGCAGCGGCATCATCTCCACCGAACCGGACCGGCACATCATCGAGATGTACGACGACGCCGGGGGCGCCGGCCGGCCTCGCTACGGGCAGGTGGCCATCTGCTACGGCCCCGACGAGGCGGAGTGCCGCAAGATCGTGCACGACCAGTTCCGCTGGTTCGGGATGGGGTGGAAGGTGAACGCCGACCTGCCCGGGCCGGAGTCCTTCGCCGCCGCCACCCAGTTCGTCCGGGAGGAGGACGTCGCCGACGGCATCTCCTGCGGCCCGGACGTGGACGTGCACGTCGAGGCGTTCCGTAAGTTCGTCGACGCGGGCTTCACCCACGTGGCGATCATCCAGGTCGGCGGGGAGACCCAGCCGATGTTCCTGGACTGGGCCCAGGAACAGCTGCTGCCCCGGCTGCGCGAGCTGTGA
- a CDS encoding diacylglycerol kinase family protein, which translates to MDAGQDRRPAGGDGGLRSAVVVNPVKVDDLDELRRTVDDALAAAGWPAPQWYETTPDDPGRGQTEQAVKDGVDLVFACGGDGTVMSCVSGLVGTDVALAVLPQGTGNLLAANLGLSTDLAAGLQVAVERGRRLLDVGAVEDKYFTVMAGMGFDAQMLEATNETTKARIGWPAYVMGAARHLRDRPMRVQIRIDDRPPVRRRARSVLIANVGRLQGGVTLLTEAEPDDGWLDVAVLTPHSLRHWLALGWAVIRRRGEVPRMEVFRGRRVVITSNRAQPRELDGDLIPPGRQLRAEIRPEALWLCVPQPEDAPDLAVDAQGAGERGEQLIEEARRE; encoded by the coding sequence GTGGATGCTGGACAGGACAGGCGGCCCGCGGGCGGCGACGGCGGGCTGCGCTCCGCCGTGGTGGTCAACCCGGTGAAGGTCGACGATCTCGACGAGCTGCGCCGGACCGTCGACGACGCCCTGGCGGCCGCCGGCTGGCCGGCGCCGCAGTGGTACGAGACGACCCCCGACGACCCGGGCCGTGGCCAGACCGAACAGGCCGTCAAGGACGGCGTCGACCTGGTCTTCGCCTGCGGCGGCGACGGCACCGTGATGTCCTGCGTCAGCGGGCTGGTGGGCACGGACGTGGCCCTGGCCGTGCTGCCTCAGGGCACCGGCAACCTGCTCGCCGCCAACCTGGGCCTCTCCACCGACCTGGCCGCCGGGTTGCAGGTCGCCGTCGAGCGCGGCCGGCGACTGCTCGACGTCGGCGCCGTCGAGGACAAGTACTTCACCGTGATGGCGGGCATGGGCTTCGACGCGCAGATGCTCGAAGCCACCAACGAGACCACCAAGGCCCGCATCGGCTGGCCCGCGTACGTGATGGGTGCCGCCCGCCACCTCCGGGACCGGCCGATGCGGGTGCAGATCCGCATCGACGACCGCCCCCCGGTACGCCGCCGAGCACGCTCGGTGCTGATCGCCAACGTCGGCCGGCTCCAGGGCGGAGTAACCCTGCTCACCGAGGCCGAGCCGGACGACGGTTGGCTCGACGTCGCCGTGCTCACCCCGCACAGCCTGCGGCACTGGCTCGCGCTCGGCTGGGCGGTGATCCGTCGCCGCGGTGAGGTGCCGCGAATGGAGGTCTTCCGGGGCCGACGAGTGGTGATCACCAGCAACCGGGCCCAGCCGCGTGAGCTGGACGGTGACCTCATCCCCCCGGGCCGGCAGCTCCGGGCGGAGATCCGGCCGGAGGCGCTCTGGCTCTGCGTCCCCCAGCCGGAGGACGCCCCCGACCTGGCCGTCGACGCGCAGGGTGCCGGAGAGCGGGGCGAGCAGCTGATCGAGGAAGCGCGCCGTGAGTAG
- a CDS encoding endonuclease/exonuclease/phosphatase family protein has translation MLRVMTWNIRTGGRDRGGPDRLDRVVEVIDEQAPDVLALQELRGFDRDGLMSGVADRVGMTPHLARSCFGQPVAVLVRPPCQVVDAGSLRRPFHHAAARVVVGTSAGPFTVIGTHLYPYSGGRRRMEVDWLVAAMRRSRGPLTLLTGDLNSLDPTVDHTAQLAGMPTLYRRRHLRRGGGAVDTRAIARLLAAGLVDLWPRCNVGAPEADGRTVPTRFGGAEFAGMRLDYLLGTRALAERVRDCRVIRGGTADTASDHYPLLATIDL, from the coding sequence GTGCTGCGCGTGATGACCTGGAACATCCGCACCGGCGGTCGGGACCGCGGCGGCCCCGACCGGCTGGACCGGGTGGTGGAGGTCATCGACGAGCAGGCACCGGACGTGCTTGCCCTCCAGGAACTGCGCGGCTTCGACCGCGACGGGCTGATGTCAGGCGTGGCGGATCGGGTGGGGATGACACCCCACCTGGCGCGGTCCTGCTTCGGGCAGCCGGTCGCCGTGCTGGTCCGTCCGCCGTGCCAGGTCGTCGACGCGGGCTCCCTGCGCCGGCCCTTCCACCACGCCGCCGCCCGCGTCGTGGTGGGCACCTCCGCCGGTCCGTTCACCGTCATCGGCACCCACCTCTATCCGTACTCCGGGGGGCGGCGGCGGATGGAGGTCGACTGGCTGGTCGCCGCGATGCGACGCAGCCGCGGCCCGTTGACACTGCTCACCGGTGACCTCAACTCGCTCGACCCGACCGTCGACCACACCGCCCAGCTGGCCGGCATGCCGACCCTCTACCGGCGGCGGCACCTGCGTCGGGGCGGCGGTGCGGTGGACACCCGGGCGATCGCCCGGCTGCTCGCCGCCGGCCTGGTCGACCTGTGGCCGAGGTGCAACGTCGGGGCGCCGGAGGCCGACGGCCGCACCGTTCCCACCCGGTTCGGTGGGGCCGAGTTCGCCGGGATGCGCCTGGACTATCTGCTCGGCACCCGCGCTCTGGCGGAGCGGGTGCGTGACTGCCGGGTGATCCGCGGCGGAACGGCGGACACCGCCTCCGACCACTATCCACTCCTGGCGACCATCGACCTGTGA
- a CDS encoding phosphatase PAP2 family protein — MTAVKEVARRPVGHFAERSIAGLVAVTGAGVAFALLLMLVRLRWSPLQDADHAAAEWFNGLVAPHHALVTVLQAVTDLGGRPILIWLVTIAVVGLLIRRQPRLAVYLIITGVGGLILDPSLKTLVGRLRPIVDMPIASAPGNSFPSGHALGSFVAYGALLLVFLPAMAPRWRKPAIVGVGVLVALIGLTRIALGVHFVSDVLGGWLLGAAWLGVTAYAFRLWRRERGRPVPPLSEGLEPEAGHDIAPAPAEEHVLAHPRSAVAELLVGWVLVFGALYGFGMYVSYYAKGTFLDTLDTDVPQWFAERHTEVLTEVSWWWSKFGDTHAILLISLVFCPLVLAVWRRWRPVLFVALAMVGELTLFLASARAVDRPRPAVENLDGQMPTSSFPSGHIAATICVWLAITLIVFPRTDRWWRWIFVGLAVLMPVGVATSRMYRGMHHPTDFMGAILLSALWIGLLYLVIRPNADLKEGNQPTIESEDVDTLDDELARAGRAD, encoded by the coding sequence GTGACCGCGGTCAAAGAGGTGGCACGGCGCCCGGTCGGGCATTTCGCCGAACGGAGCATCGCCGGCCTGGTGGCCGTCACCGGCGCCGGGGTGGCCTTCGCGCTGCTGTTGATGCTCGTGCGGCTGCGCTGGAGCCCTCTGCAGGACGCCGACCACGCCGCCGCCGAGTGGTTCAACGGGCTCGTCGCCCCGCATCACGCACTCGTCACCGTCCTCCAGGCGGTGACCGACCTGGGTGGCCGGCCGATCCTCATCTGGTTGGTCACCATCGCCGTGGTCGGGCTGCTGATCCGGCGACAGCCTCGGCTCGCCGTCTACCTGATCATCACCGGGGTCGGTGGCCTGATCCTGGACCCGTCCCTGAAGACGTTGGTCGGCCGGCTCCGTCCGATCGTGGACATGCCGATCGCCAGCGCCCCCGGCAACAGCTTCCCGAGCGGGCACGCGCTCGGCTCGTTCGTCGCGTACGGAGCGCTCCTGTTGGTGTTCCTGCCGGCGATGGCGCCCCGTTGGCGTAAGCCGGCGATCGTCGGCGTCGGAGTCCTGGTGGCGCTGATCGGTCTGACCCGGATCGCGCTGGGCGTGCACTTCGTCTCGGACGTGCTGGGCGGTTGGCTGCTCGGCGCGGCCTGGCTGGGCGTCACCGCGTACGCCTTCCGGCTGTGGCGTCGCGAACGCGGCCGGCCCGTGCCGCCGCTCAGCGAGGGCCTGGAGCCGGAGGCGGGGCACGACATCGCCCCCGCCCCGGCCGAGGAGCACGTGCTGGCCCACCCCCGCTCCGCGGTCGCCGAGCTGCTGGTCGGCTGGGTGCTCGTGTTCGGCGCGTTGTACGGCTTCGGCATGTACGTCAGCTACTACGCCAAGGGCACCTTCCTCGACACCCTCGACACCGACGTGCCACAGTGGTTCGCCGAGCGGCACACCGAGGTGTTGACCGAGGTGAGCTGGTGGTGGAGCAAGTTCGGTGACACCCACGCCATCCTGCTGATCTCGCTGGTGTTCTGCCCGCTGGTGCTGGCGGTGTGGCGGCGCTGGAGGCCGGTGCTGTTCGTGGCGCTGGCGATGGTGGGCGAGCTGACCCTGTTCCTCGCGTCGGCCCGAGCCGTCGACCGGCCCCGTCCGGCGGTGGAGAACCTCGACGGGCAGATGCCCACCTCGTCGTTCCCGTCCGGGCACATCGCGGCCACGATCTGCGTCTGGCTGGCGATCACCCTGATCGTGTTCCCGCGTACCGACCGCTGGTGGCGTTGGATCTTCGTGGGTTTGGCCGTGCTCATGCCGGTCGGTGTGGCCACCTCCCGGATGTACCGGGGGATGCACCACCCGACCGACTTCATGGGAGCGATCCTGCTGTCCGCGCTCTGGATCGGGCTGCTCTACCTCGTGATCCGCCCCAACGCCGACCTGAAGGAAGGCAACCAGCCGACCATCGAGTCGGAGGACGTGGACACCCTCGACGACGAGCTGGCGCGGGCCGGCCGAGCGGACTGA
- a CDS encoding FG-GAP-like repeat-containing protein: MSSSYRRRAAQAGLLAATLVAGLVNASPAQAVTGGTAVTDASFAFVAKVDVGSLERSCSGSVVDAWWVLTAKSCFSFDGQAVVAGKPPKPTTVTVGRPDLTASTGAVVSAFRIVPHPDRDLALVRLDSRVDVAPVALGAAPTAGEQLTGAGFGRTGTAWVPDQLHSGSFAVQAVGASTLNILGSGQTGICRGDLGGPTVRVVSGKPQLVGVHYSSWQGGCYGETETRRDAVDSRVDDLASWFSATMPQGVATDKYEDVNFLYTYDPGEAAPITFPATSTGGFGSPIGSWKSTEKRYNRDRVKVFNDDFDGDGIKDVVALSTAADGSFAIDTFITQADGKYGAPLRSWTAGAGWGHITSMKMASGDFNGDGRADLTAFYGYELGNGDEAWINWIARPDGGFDAPSSVWRATTFGNWNSTAVFAGDVNGDGRADASLFYAYSGSNSGAMSIITWPGRADGTFGAPYTSWSTPKEKPFAALANMKLRAGDFNGDGRGDVAVLKYLGSSSTSLHTFTGKADGTFNAPVQSWSSTSFGHFASMKLAAGDYNGDKRDDLAVLYVYADDGLSMNTFISTTSGGFTTPFGSWVNRPRTFGWWPNMRFDGE, translated from the coding sequence GTGTCATCGTCCTATCGACGGCGAGCGGCCCAGGCAGGCTTGCTCGCCGCAACACTGGTGGCGGGGCTCGTCAACGCCTCGCCCGCCCAAGCTGTAACCGGCGGGACCGCCGTCACCGACGCGTCGTTCGCCTTCGTCGCCAAGGTCGACGTGGGCTCCCTGGAGCGCTCGTGCAGCGGTTCGGTAGTCGACGCCTGGTGGGTGCTCACCGCCAAGAGCTGCTTCAGCTTCGACGGTCAGGCCGTGGTCGCGGGCAAGCCGCCCAAGCCGACGACGGTCACCGTCGGGCGACCCGACCTCACCGCCTCGACGGGCGCGGTCGTGTCCGCCTTCCGGATCGTGCCGCATCCCGATCGTGACCTCGCGCTCGTGCGGTTGGACAGCCGGGTCGACGTGGCCCCGGTGGCACTCGGCGCCGCACCCACAGCCGGTGAGCAGCTCACCGGCGCCGGCTTCGGTCGCACCGGCACCGCCTGGGTTCCCGACCAGTTGCACAGCGGCTCCTTCGCGGTCCAGGCGGTCGGGGCGTCCACCCTGAACATCCTGGGCAGCGGGCAGACCGGCATCTGCCGGGGTGACCTCGGCGGCCCCACCGTACGAGTGGTGAGCGGCAAGCCGCAGCTGGTCGGCGTGCACTACAGCTCGTGGCAGGGCGGCTGTTACGGCGAGACGGAAACCCGTCGCGACGCGGTGGACAGCCGGGTCGACGACCTCGCGTCCTGGTTCAGTGCCACCATGCCGCAGGGTGTGGCGACCGACAAGTACGAGGACGTGAACTTCCTGTACACGTACGACCCGGGAGAGGCCGCCCCGATCACCTTCCCGGCGACCTCGACCGGCGGGTTCGGCAGCCCGATCGGTTCGTGGAAGAGCACTGAGAAGCGGTACAACCGGGACCGGGTCAAGGTGTTCAACGACGACTTCGACGGCGACGGCATCAAGGACGTCGTGGCGTTGTCGACCGCTGCCGATGGCAGCTTCGCCATCGACACGTTCATCACCCAGGCCGACGGCAAGTACGGCGCGCCGCTCCGATCCTGGACCGCCGGGGCCGGCTGGGGTCACATCACCAGCATGAAGATGGCCTCCGGGGACTTCAACGGTGATGGCCGGGCCGACCTGACCGCCTTCTACGGATATGAGCTGGGCAACGGCGACGAAGCCTGGATCAACTGGATCGCCCGACCGGACGGCGGGTTCGACGCCCCGAGCTCGGTGTGGCGGGCGACCACCTTCGGCAACTGGAACAGCACCGCCGTCTTCGCCGGGGATGTCAACGGGGACGGCCGGGCCGACGCCTCCCTGTTCTACGCGTACAGCGGTTCCAACAGTGGAGCCATGTCGATCATTACCTGGCCTGGTCGGGCCGACGGCACGTTCGGCGCCCCGTACACCTCCTGGTCCACCCCGAAGGAGAAGCCGTTCGCCGCACTCGCCAACATGAAGCTGAGGGCCGGCGACTTCAACGGCGACGGTCGCGGTGACGTGGCGGTCCTCAAGTATCTCGGTTCCAGCAGCACCAGCCTGCACACCTTCACGGGCAAGGCGGACGGGACCTTCAACGCGCCCGTCCAATCCTGGTCGTCGACCAGTTTCGGGCACTTTGCGAGCATGAAGCTGGCTGCCGGTGACTACAACGGTGACAAGCGTGACGACCTGGCCGTGCTCTACGTGTACGCCGACGACGGCCTGAGCATGAACACCTTTATCTCGACCACGAGTGGAGGCTTCACCACGCCGTTCGGGTCGTGGGTGAACCGGCCGCGGACGTTCGGTTGGTGGCCCAACATGAGGTTCGACGGCGAGTAG
- a CDS encoding multidrug efflux SMR transporter yields the protein MAYVLLGIAILAEVLATSLLKSTEGFSRLWPTVGCLTGYVLAFLLLAQAVKEIPVGVAYALWSGLGTAAIVAIGALFLHESVGPAKLTGIALIIAGVVIVNLTGEH from the coding sequence ATGGCGTACGTGCTGCTGGGGATCGCCATCCTCGCCGAGGTGCTGGCGACCAGCCTGCTCAAGAGCACCGAGGGGTTCAGCCGGCTCTGGCCGACGGTCGGCTGCCTTACCGGGTACGTGCTGGCGTTCCTGCTGCTGGCACAGGCGGTCAAGGAGATCCCGGTCGGTGTCGCGTACGCCCTCTGGTCGGGTCTGGGCACCGCGGCCATCGTGGCTATCGGGGCGTTGTTCCTGCACGAGTCGGTCGGGCCGGCCAAGCTCACCGGCATCGCACTGATCATCGCCGGGGTGGTCATCGTGAACCTGACCGGGGAGCACTGA
- a CDS encoding HTH domain-containing protein: protein MSQATELAAAAGSTDPRVGLRAVRALRRLLERLEVVQVDNARRQGWSWQEIADALEVSRQAVHKKHAGRPAVNSSWEA from the coding sequence ATGAGTCAGGCGACAGAACTCGCGGCGGCAGCCGGCAGCACCGACCCCCGGGTCGGGCTGCGCGCCGTCCGCGCGCTTCGCCGGCTGCTCGAGCGGCTCGAGGTGGTCCAGGTGGACAACGCCCGTCGACAGGGCTGGTCCTGGCAGGAGATCGCCGACGCGCTCGAGGTCAGCCGGCAGGCGGTGCACAAGAAGCACGCCGGGCGACCGGCGGTCAACTCATCGTGGGAGGCGTGA
- a CDS encoding universal stress protein, with protein MAVPADAAVVVGLGSTLDLPVVEQAAQEAAGHHRPLHLLNTFDWQAAFAANSVAAPRDEAEKLITTAAQLAHQAEPGLTVSSEIVESAMLPTLIRRSETAFLLAVGDSGMAGSGQCVPADTPAVQLAARAGCPLLVVRREPPPQGPVLVGVDGSPSSHLALQWALQCAARRESRLLALRAVEYDEDTDAVTEQLRETLNRHAGRHSSVPIECRVVRGDPAEVLIEASRSAQVALVAARGDEPGRAMLGAVAQSLLYHSPAPVVVVRGLAEEPLTGPDAHPTQDQRP; from the coding sequence ATGGCCGTACCCGCCGACGCGGCGGTGGTGGTCGGCCTCGGGTCGACCCTCGACCTCCCGGTCGTCGAACAGGCCGCGCAGGAGGCCGCCGGCCACCACCGGCCGCTGCATCTGCTGAACACCTTCGACTGGCAGGCGGCCTTCGCCGCGAACTCCGTCGCCGCACCCCGCGACGAGGCCGAGAAGCTGATCACCACGGCGGCCCAACTCGCCCACCAGGCCGAGCCGGGGCTGACCGTCAGCAGCGAGATCGTCGAGAGCGCCATGCTGCCCACCCTGATCCGCCGGTCGGAGACGGCCTTCCTACTGGCGGTCGGCGACAGCGGAATGGCCGGCAGCGGTCAGTGCGTCCCCGCCGACACCCCCGCCGTGCAGCTGGCCGCCCGGGCCGGCTGCCCCCTGCTCGTGGTACGCCGCGAGCCGCCCCCGCAGGGCCCGGTGCTGGTCGGGGTGGACGGCTCACCCAGCTCGCATCTCGCGCTGCAATGGGCCCTGCAGTGCGCAGCCCGCAGGGAGAGCCGGCTGCTGGCCCTGCGGGCGGTGGAGTACGACGAAGACACCGACGCGGTCACCGAGCAACTCCGCGAGACGCTGAACCGGCACGCCGGCCGCCACAGCTCGGTGCCCATCGAGTGCCGTGTCGTCCGAGGTGATCCCGCCGAGGTGCTGATCGAGGCCTCCCGATCGGCGCAGGTGGCGCTCGTCGCCGCCCGTGGCGACGAACCGGGCCGAGCCATGTTGGGGGCGGTGGCCCAATCGCTGCTCTACCACTCTCCGGCCCCGGTCGTGGTCGTCCGTGGCCTGGCCGAGGAACCGCTGACCGGGCCCGACGCCCACCCGACCCAGGACCAACGGCCCTGA